One window of Cervus elaphus chromosome 2, mCerEla1.1, whole genome shotgun sequence genomic DNA carries:
- the LOC122705361 gene encoding olfactory receptor 149-like yields the protein MRNASVVTEFILLGIPHTEDLETMLFVLFLSFYILTLMGNLLILLAIVSSARLHTPMYFFLCKLSVCDIFFPSVSSPKMLFYLSGNSRAISYTGCVSQLFFYHFLGCTECFLYTVMAYDRFVAICYPLRYTIIMSHRVCAILAMGTSFFGCIQATFLTTLTFQLPYCGPNEVDYFFCDIPVMLKLACADTSALEMVGFISVGLMPLSCFLLILTSYSRIICSILQIRSAAGRKHAFSTCSAHLTAILLFYMPVVLIYLQPTPSPWMDATVQILNNLVTPMLNPLIYSLRNKEVKSSLRKVLYQLDFLPEQR from the coding sequence ATGAGGAACGCCTCGGTGGTAACTGAGTTTATTCTGCTGGGCATCCCGCACACAGAGGACCTAGAGACCATGCTCTTTGTCCTGTTTCTGTCCTTCTACATCCTCACCCTTATGGGGAACCTGCTAATCCTACTGGCGATTGTCTCCTCCGCTCGGCTGCAcactcccatgtacttcttcctgtgTAAACTGTCTGTCTGTGacatattttttccctctgtgaGTTCCCCCAAGATGCTCTTCTACCTCTCAGGGAACAGCCGAGCCATCTCCTACACAGGCTGCGTGTCCCAGCTCTTCTTCTACCACTTCCTGGGTTGTACGGAGTGTTTCTTGTACACGGTAATGGCCTATGATCGCTTTGTTGCCATATGTTACCCTCTGCGCTACACAATAATCATGAGTCACAGAGTGTGTGCCATCCTGGCCATGGGCACCTCGTTTTTTGGCTGTATTCAGGCCACCTTTCTAACTACACTCACCTTCCAATTGCCCTACTGTGGCCCCAATGAGGTGGACTATTTCTTCTGTGATATCCCGGTCATGCTGAAGCTGGCTTGTGCAGACACCTCGGCCCTGGAGATGGTGGGGTTCATCAGTGTGGGTCTCATGCCCCTCAGCTGCTTCCTTCTCATCCTCACCTCCTACAGCCGCATCATCTGCTCCATCTTGCAGATCCGCTCTGCAGCTGGCCGAAAGCACGCCTTCTCCACTTGCAGCGCCCACCTCACTGCCATCCTGCTTTTCTACATGCCAGTGGTCCTCATCTACCTACAGCCAACCCCAAGCCCCTGGATGGATGCAACTGTTCAGATCCTGAATAACCTGGTCACCCCCATGCTCAACCCCCTGATCTACAGCCTCAGGAATAAGGAGGTGAAGTCATCTCTGAGGAAGGTCCTATATCAGCTGGACTTCCTTCCTGAGCAGAGGTAG